One part of the Parabacteroides distasonis ATCC 8503 genome encodes these proteins:
- a CDS encoding DUF1080 domain-containing protein — protein sequence MKKVYISIASLLLCGSMLMAQSPANRTSKTIVADVLAQMPAEQQAEYNKLINDLSSTGEEGVLMLINKINAPGKGSNSNVDYALSGLTHYVMAKGEENARLATANAYLKALDKVSDRETKAFIIRQLQLLGKDECVDTLASYLNDESLSGPAARALSAIRTDNAKKVLVASLMRRSGTPKTQKDIIRAIADVQIADAENVLKVMLGSSDENMQKEVLYALSRVGSKASLSDLAAAAEKAGYKMEKTGANEAYIALIKRVLEQGDTKDAEKAANDLLKKSTKAGMTQTREAALQILLAAKPEAATKNLLSALKDTDKGYRNAALNFASGFADQNVYIEVMKHMLKAKPEVKVDILNWIGRESKCPSKHDVIKNLELRFDLPARQVLLDQLKDKDFYVQQAAVWALVKIGDKSVIPVLADLLKSNDKQVILLGQDALMAFNGDIDQAVAKVIPSASDAGKIAGLELLAIRMADANLNTVLDQIKSGSSEVKKAAYTALKDVVSEKDFTLLCGMLETAEASAVAPLQDAIIAAISKQPAATQVSNVNRRMIQAGDSKRYLYYKVLSATGEKEALATIVEGLNKGNGAAKDAALDALLAWKGIEAADELFKVCQSAASDQVFDRALKRYVQLVSNPAFTRENRLLSLRKVMEIARTSEQKALILRQIQRADTFLALMYASEFLDSSDAAVRSAAVYAVWNIARNHPEYKGDNVKAILKRVLTMFDGEDARYDIDALKQHLDAMPDEVGFVSIFNGKDLTGWKGLVENPIARAKMKPAQLAKAQEQADENMRRDWKVENGLLVFDGTGYDNLCTEKQYGDFEMYVDWMLDPKGPEADAGIYLRGTPQVQIWDTSRVNVGAQVGSGGLYNNQVNESKPSKVTDNKLGEWNSFYIKMVGDRVTVVLNGEKVVDNVILENYWDRKLPIFPVEQIEMQAHGSKVYYRNIYVKELEKQEPFKLSPEEEKEGFKVLFDGTNMHEWTGNTVDYILEDGCISMVPSSSFGGNLYTKKEYGNFIYRFDFQLTPGANNGVGIRTPMEGDAAYVGMEVQVLDCEHPIYQGNITPLQHHGSVYGIIPAREDHPKAFKPVGEWNTEEIMADGDHIRVTVNGVVILDGNIRDAVKNGTPDGKEHPGLFNKKGHIGFLGHGSPVKFRNIRIKELK from the coding sequence ATGAAAAAAGTATATATATCAATTGCCAGCTTATTGTTGTGCGGTAGTATGTTAATGGCTCAAAGCCCGGCTAATCGTACATCGAAGACGATCGTTGCCGATGTACTGGCACAGATGCCGGCGGAGCAACAAGCTGAATATAACAAATTAATTAATGACTTAAGCTCCACTGGCGAGGAAGGGGTCTTGATGTTGATTAACAAGATTAACGCTCCGGGAAAAGGCAGTAACTCGAACGTGGATTATGCGTTAAGCGGATTGACTCACTACGTGATGGCGAAAGGTGAGGAAAATGCCCGTCTAGCAACAGCCAACGCATATTTGAAAGCCTTAGATAAGGTGAGCGACCGGGAGACAAAGGCTTTTATTATCCGGCAGCTTCAATTACTGGGAAAAGATGAGTGTGTGGATACGCTGGCTAGCTATTTGAACGATGAGAGCCTAAGCGGTCCTGCTGCCCGTGCGTTATCCGCTATCCGTACCGATAACGCTAAGAAGGTTTTGGTGGCTTCCTTGATGCGTCGTTCCGGTACTCCGAAGACGCAAAAGGATATTATCCGTGCGATCGCTGACGTGCAAATCGCTGATGCGGAAAATGTATTGAAAGTGATGCTTGGTTCCAGCGATGAGAATATGCAGAAAGAGGTTCTTTATGCGTTGAGCCGTGTAGGTTCTAAAGCTTCTCTGAGTGATTTAGCCGCCGCTGCCGAGAAAGCCGGTTATAAAATGGAAAAGACCGGGGCGAATGAGGCGTATATCGCTTTGATTAAACGTGTCCTTGAGCAAGGCGATACCAAAGACGCGGAGAAAGCGGCGAATGATTTATTGAAGAAGTCTACGAAAGCGGGCATGACACAGACCCGTGAGGCCGCTCTTCAGATTCTATTGGCCGCTAAGCCGGAAGCCGCTACGAAGAATTTATTATCGGCTTTGAAAGATACGGATAAAGGATACCGTAATGCGGCTTTGAACTTCGCTTCGGGTTTCGCTGATCAAAATGTTTATATCGAGGTCATGAAACACATGTTAAAGGCGAAGCCGGAAGTCAAGGTAGATATCTTGAACTGGATAGGCCGTGAAAGCAAATGCCCGTCTAAACATGACGTGATCAAGAATCTGGAACTTCGTTTTGATCTACCAGCGAGACAAGTTCTTTTGGATCAATTGAAAGATAAGGATTTCTATGTGCAACAGGCCGCTGTTTGGGCCTTGGTTAAAATCGGTGATAAGAGTGTCATTCCTGTGCTGGCTGATTTGTTGAAGAGCAATGACAAGCAAGTGATTTTATTGGGTCAAGATGCTTTGATGGCATTTAACGGCGATATTGATCAAGCAGTCGCTAAAGTGATCCCGTCCGCTTCCGATGCCGGAAAAATCGCTGGTTTGGAGCTGTTGGCGATACGTATGGCCGATGCGAATCTAAATACGGTACTGGATCAGATTAAATCCGGCTCCTCAGAGGTGAAGAAAGCCGCTTATACCGCATTGAAAGATGTAGTATCCGAGAAAGATTTCACTTTATTGTGCGGAATGTTGGAGACTGCGGAGGCTTCAGCTGTCGCTCCGCTTCAAGATGCGATCATTGCCGCCATCTCTAAACAACCGGCGGCAACTCAAGTATCTAACGTGAATCGTCGTATGATACAAGCGGGGGACAGCAAGAGATATCTTTATTATAAGGTCTTATCAGCGACTGGCGAGAAAGAGGCTTTGGCTACGATCGTGGAAGGATTGAATAAAGGAAATGGAGCGGCCAAGGATGCGGCTCTTGACGCTTTGTTGGCTTGGAAGGGTATTGAGGCTGCCGACGAACTATTTAAGGTTTGCCAATCAGCCGCTTCCGATCAAGTATTCGACAGGGCGTTAAAGCGTTATGTGCAGTTGGTATCTAATCCGGCATTTACGAGAGAGAATCGTTTGTTGAGCTTGCGGAAAGTCATGGAGATTGCCCGGACGAGTGAGCAAAAGGCTCTTATTTTACGTCAGATCCAACGGGCGGATACCTTCTTGGCATTGATGTATGCGTCGGAATTCTTGGATTCAAGCGATGCGGCTGTTCGTTCTGCGGCTGTTTATGCGGTTTGGAATATCGCTCGTAACCATCCGGAATATAAGGGTGACAATGTGAAGGCTATCTTGAAACGTGTTTTGACCATGTTTGACGGGGAAGACGCTCGTTATGATATCGATGCCTTGAAGCAACATTTGGATGCGATGCCGGACGAGGTCGGATTTGTCTCTATCTTTAATGGTAAGGATTTAACGGGTTGGAAAGGTTTGGTCGAGAATCCGATCGCCCGCGCGAAAATGAAACCGGCTCAATTGGCGAAAGCGCAGGAGCAGGCAGATGAGAATATGCGTCGTGACTGGAAAGTAGAGAACGGCCTGTTAGTATTTGACGGTACTGGGTACGATAACCTATGTACGGAAAAGCAATATGGTGATTTCGAGATGTATGTGGATTGGATGTTGGATCCGAAAGGCCCTGAGGCTGATGCCGGTATTTATCTGCGTGGTACTCCTCAAGTCCAGATCTGGGATACTTCTCGGGTAAATGTTGGTGCGCAAGTAGGTTCCGGTGGCTTGTACAACAATCAGGTAAACGAGAGCAAGCCTTCGAAAGTGACCGACAATAAATTGGGTGAATGGAATTCCTTCTATATTAAGATGGTTGGTGACCGTGTGACGGTTGTCTTGAACGGAGAAAAAGTGGTAGATAACGTGATTCTGGAAAACTATTGGGATCGCAAGCTTCCGATTTTCCCGGTAGAGCAAATCGAGATGCAAGCTCATGGCAGCAAGGTCTATTACCGTAATATCTACGTAAAGGAATTGGAAAAACAAGAACCGTTCAAATTATCGCCGGAAGAGGAAAAAGAGGGCTTCAAGGTTTTGTTTGACGGAACGAATATGCATGAGTGGACTGGAAACACGGTTGATTATATCTTGGAAGATGGCTGTATCTCTATGGTCCCAAGCAGTAGTTTCGGTGGTAATCTGTACACCAAGAAGGAATACGGAAACTTTATCTATCGTTTTGACTTCCAGTTAACCCCGGGAGCTAATAACGGTGTCGGTATTCGTACGCCGATGGAAGGAGATGCAGCATATGTAGGTATGGAAGTGCAGGTCTTGGATTGTGAACATCCTATTTACCAAGGAAACATCACTCCGCTGCAACATCACGGTTCCGTATACGGTATCATTCCCGCCCGTGAGGATCATCCGAAAGCGTTCAAGCCGGTTGGAGAATGGAATACGGAAGAGATCATGGCGGATGGCGATCATATCCGTGTGACGGTGAATGGAGTAGTAATCTTGGATGGAAATATTCGGGATGCCGTGAAGAATGGTACGCCTGATGGAAAGGAGCATCCGGGTTTGTTTAACAAAAAAGGTCATATAGGTTTCTTAGGGCATGGTTCCCCTGTCAAATTCCGCAATATTCGTATCAAGGAATTGAAATAA
- a CDS encoding HU family DNA-binding protein: MNKAELIEALADKTGLQKQEAKKVLDAYIEIVTERMSENEEIVLVGFGTLIPRPQTQRLARNPKTGTPVMIPARTTVKFKPGKFLLEAMNAHLK; the protein is encoded by the coding sequence ATGAACAAAGCAGAACTTATAGAGGCTTTAGCAGACAAGACCGGGTTACAAAAGCAAGAAGCAAAGAAAGTATTGGATGCTTACATCGAGATCGTAACTGAGCGTATGTCTGAAAATGAGGAAATCGTACTTGTCGGATTTGGAACACTGATCCCAAGACCGCAAACACAGCGTCTTGCCAGAAATCCTAAAACAGGTACTCCGGTAATGATCCCCGCTCGTACGACCGTAAAATTCAAACCGGGTAAATTCCTCCTTGAGGCGATGAATGCCCACCTGAAATAA
- a CDS encoding PAS domain-containing sensor histidine kinase: MEDIQTQLDQCKLLLDRAEVGLWEADFVQRSYICSDYLMSIFGKKGNNLSFFEFYYIIREDFRDLITTDFLSIQSVDTYEQIFPIITPTGEKWVRSRLCERKLNNGVCVKALGILQILPNFKLKEEKISKMIDHNEMIFRKLYVNLPVGVELYDRDGYLIDLNAKDMEIFGIRSKKDVLGVNIFSNPILPKDVIKKLKENKSVNFRLNYSFKKVDDYYNTSKVGELDIVTKASILYDQRGEPSSYLLINLDNTEKMIAYNRISEFENVFTLVSVYAKVGYALYDLYTFEGYAIKQWYENMGEKDGTPLSQIIGIYSYIHPNDAGYINSFFEEVKQGKAHHFRREVRVKSGDGWKWICANITRNPQSVDPNKPEMICINYDITELKDSQLKRERAEELDRLKSAFLANMSHEIRTPLNAIVGFSQLLAETDDPEERHEFVEIIDSNNRMLLQLISDILDLAKIESGTMDFKFADMSIKEVINEIVTSFRIKMPDNVALIAPKDSPECQIYSDRMRLTQVISNFLNNAIKYTSEGCIILAYEIIGDEIKFSVTDTGDGMSQEIQAHIFDRFYKGNTFKQGTGLGLSICETIVNRLGGRIGVNSELGKGSTFWFTHPYSFSPNAKSPASPNPGTI, translated from the coding sequence ATGGAGGATATACAGACTCAATTGGATCAATGTAAATTGTTATTGGATAGGGCGGAAGTTGGCTTGTGGGAAGCCGATTTTGTTCAAAGAAGTTATATCTGTTCCGATTATTTAATGAGTATATTTGGGAAGAAGGGGAATAATCTCTCTTTTTTTGAATTTTACTATATAATCCGGGAAGACTTTAGGGATCTGATTACTACGGATTTTTTATCGATCCAATCTGTCGATACGTATGAGCAAATATTTCCGATAATAACACCGACTGGGGAAAAATGGGTACGCTCCAGATTATGTGAGCGTAAGTTGAATAACGGAGTGTGCGTAAAAGCGTTGGGCATATTACAGATTTTACCTAATTTCAAACTGAAAGAGGAAAAGATTAGTAAGATGATCGATCATAATGAAATGATCTTCCGAAAGCTGTATGTAAATTTACCTGTGGGAGTCGAGCTTTATGACAGGGACGGTTACTTGATTGATCTGAACGCAAAGGATATGGAGATATTCGGTATCCGGTCAAAGAAGGACGTTTTAGGAGTCAATATTTTTAGCAACCCGATTCTGCCTAAAGATGTGATCAAGAAACTCAAGGAGAATAAATCCGTGAATTTCCGGCTGAATTATTCGTTTAAGAAGGTCGATGATTATTATAACACCTCGAAAGTAGGCGAGTTGGATATCGTTACCAAGGCCAGTATTTTATATGACCAAAGAGGTGAACCTTCCAGCTATTTACTTATTAATTTGGATAATACGGAAAAGATGATCGCCTATAACCGTATTTCTGAGTTTGAGAATGTATTTACCTTGGTCAGCGTATACGCTAAAGTCGGTTATGCCCTTTATGACTTATATACCTTTGAGGGCTATGCCATTAAGCAATGGTATGAGAATATGGGAGAGAAGGATGGAACCCCCTTGTCCCAAATTATTGGGATTTATTCTTATATTCATCCGAACGACGCTGGATATATAAACTCATTCTTTGAGGAGGTGAAACAGGGTAAAGCGCATCATTTCCGTAGGGAAGTGCGTGTGAAGTCTGGTGACGGATGGAAATGGATTTGCGCCAATATCACCCGTAACCCTCAAAGCGTAGACCCGAATAAACCGGAGATGATCTGTATTAATTATGATATCACGGAGTTAAAGGACTCTCAATTGAAAAGGGAAAGGGCGGAAGAACTGGATCGTTTGAAGTCTGCCTTCCTAGCGAATATGAGTCATGAGATTCGTACGCCATTAAATGCCATTGTCGGTTTTTCTCAATTATTGGCGGAAACGGATGATCCCGAGGAGAGGCATGAGTTTGTGGAAATCATCGATAGCAATAATCGGATGTTGCTTCAATTGATCAGTGATATTCTAGATTTGGCAAAAATTGAATCTGGTACGATGGATTTCAAGTTCGCCGATATGAGCATAAAAGAGGTGATCAATGAGATCGTGACCTCTTTCCGTATTAAGATGCCCGATAACGTAGCTCTGATTGCTCCCAAAGATTCACCGGAATGCCAAATCTATAGCGATCGTATGCGGCTGACGCAGGTAATTTCCAATTTCCTTAACAATGCGATCAAGTATACGAGCGAAGGTTGTATCATCTTAGCTTACGAGATCATAGGTGATGAGATAAAATTCTCCGTGACTGATACGGGGGATGGCATGAGCCAAGAGATACAAGCCCATATCTTTGATCGTTTCTATAAAGGAAATACGTTTAAACAAGGTACGGGCTTGGGGCTATCTATTTGCGAGACCATCGTAAATAGACTAGGTGGTCGGATCGGTGTAAATTCCGAGTTGGGCAAAGGCAGTACGTTTTGGTTTACACATCCCTATTCCTTCTCGCCGAACGCTAAATCTCCTGCATCGCCTAATCCGGGAACGATATAA
- the upp gene encoding uracil phosphoribosyltransferase yields MRIVNLGDTNSILNKFVAELRDVDIQKDSLRFRRNVERIGEIMAYEISKEFHYSTKDIQSPLGIAPMNTPDDQIVISTILRAGLPFHQGFLRYLDNAENAFVSAYRKYKDRLNFDIHIEYIASPRLTGKTLIISDPMLATGSSMELAYEALLTKGVPGHVHVASIISSKQALEYLQKKMPDDKTTIWIAALDNDLDDHSYIVPGLGDAGDLAFGEKE; encoded by the coding sequence ATGAGAATCGTTAATCTTGGAGACACCAATTCCATATTAAACAAGTTCGTAGCCGAACTTAGAGATGTAGATATACAAAAAGACAGCCTTCGCTTCCGTCGCAATGTCGAGCGTATCGGAGAAATCATGGCTTACGAGATCAGTAAGGAATTTCATTACAGTACGAAAGACATCCAGTCCCCGCTAGGTATAGCCCCGATGAATACGCCGGACGATCAAATCGTGATTAGTACGATCTTGCGTGCCGGGCTTCCATTCCACCAAGGTTTCCTTCGGTATCTGGATAATGCGGAGAACGCTTTCGTATCCGCTTACCGCAAATATAAAGACCGTTTGAATTTTGATATTCATATCGAATATATCGCCTCTCCTCGCTTAACAGGTAAAACCTTGATCATATCCGACCCGATGTTGGCCACCGGAAGTTCTATGGAATTGGCGTATGAGGCCCTGTTGACCAAAGGAGTACCCGGCCATGTACACGTAGCCTCCATCATCTCAAGCAAACAAGCCTTGGAATACTTGCAGAAGAAAATGCCGGATGACAAGACTACAATCTGGATCGCCGCATTAGATAATGACCTCGACGATCATTCTTATATCGTTCCCGGATTAGGCGATGCAGGAGATTTAGCGTTCGGCGAGAAGGAATAG
- a CDS encoding Gfo/Idh/MocA family protein: MENTRRSFLKKVSAAGIGAAGLAMAGNAGATTTAAEPQKKKTAGKDDGKLRFGFIGTGSRCHEHINNVLAIPGNKIVAICDIQQGPIDSTLKHIAKFNVPAPKVYKGGEREFENMLNNEEFDCVIIASPWEWHVPMSVAAMKAGVPYVGVEVSAANTLEECWDLVNVSEATGSHLNIMENVCYRRDCMAALNMVRQGLFGEILHGGCGYEHDLREVKFNDGTHYNYVPGSGDLRMGPTAFAEAQWRTNHSVHRNGDIYPTHGIGPIAHCMDINRGNRFLSLSAMATQSRGLHKFIVDNGGENHPLAKVNFNLGDIVTSMIKCSNGQTIIVTHDTNSPRPYSLGFRVQGTEGLWMNDGDHVYVQGKSKPHRWDDSDEWFKKYDHKLWASLESQAAEAGHGGMDYIMMYDLIDAIRNKKPAPMDCYDAAAWSAISGLSEMSIARGGALVDFPDFTRGQWIHRQPQFAL, encoded by the coding sequence ATGGAAAACACTCGTCGTTCATTCCTTAAGAAAGTATCTGCCGCTGGTATTGGTGCCGCAGGCTTGGCAATGGCTGGAAACGCCGGAGCTACAACAACTGCCGCTGAACCCCAAAAGAAAAAAACAGCCGGTAAAGATGATGGTAAATTACGTTTCGGTTTCATCGGAACGGGTTCTAGATGCCATGAGCATATTAATAATGTATTGGCGATCCCCGGTAATAAGATCGTAGCGATTTGCGATATCCAACAGGGCCCGATCGATAGTACCTTGAAACATATCGCTAAATTTAATGTCCCTGCTCCGAAAGTTTACAAAGGGGGTGAACGTGAATTTGAGAATATGTTGAACAACGAGGAGTTTGATTGCGTGATCATCGCAAGTCCTTGGGAATGGCACGTACCGATGTCTGTCGCCGCTATGAAGGCTGGTGTTCCTTATGTAGGCGTGGAGGTTTCTGCGGCTAACACGTTAGAGGAGTGCTGGGATTTGGTAAATGTTTCGGAAGCAACCGGAAGCCATTTGAATATCATGGAGAACGTATGTTATCGTCGTGACTGTATGGCTGCGTTGAATATGGTCCGCCAAGGTTTGTTCGGCGAGATCTTGCATGGTGGTTGTGGTTATGAGCATGACTTGCGTGAGGTGAAATTCAACGATGGAACTCATTACAACTATGTACCGGGTAGTGGTGATCTTCGTATGGGTCCGACGGCTTTCGCCGAGGCTCAATGGCGTACGAACCATTCCGTACATCGTAATGGCGATATCTATCCGACTCACGGTATCGGACCGATAGCTCATTGTATGGATATCAATCGTGGTAACCGTTTCCTTTCTTTATCCGCTATGGCTACTCAATCTCGTGGATTGCATAAGTTTATCGTGGATAATGGGGGTGAGAATCATCCGTTGGCGAAGGTCAACTTCAATTTGGGAGATATCGTGACTTCTATGATTAAGTGTTCTAATGGACAAACGATTATCGTAACCCATGATACCAATTCTCCTCGCCCTTATTCATTAGGTTTCCGTGTTCAGGGAACTGAGGGTTTATGGATGAATGATGGCGATCATGTATATGTACAAGGAAAGTCTAAGCCTCATCGTTGGGATGATTCCGATGAATGGTTCAAGAAATATGATCATAAATTGTGGGCTTCCTTAGAGTCTCAAGCTGCTGAGGCCGGACACGGTGGTATGGACTATATCATGATGTACGACTTGATCGACGCTATCCGTAATAAGAAACCGGCTCCAATGGACTGCTATGACGCTGCCGCTTGGAGCGCTATCTCCGGCTTGTCGGAGATGTCAATCGCTCGTGGCGGTGCTTTGGTAGACTTCCCGGATTTCACCCGTGGGCAATGGATTCACCGTCAACCGCAATTCGCTTTGTAA
- a CDS encoding Gfo/Idh/MocA family oxidoreductase, which translates to MKTNRRDFLKTLGGIAAFTIVPRHVLGNGFIAPSDQLTKGIIGTGGMGRGHVDYAGTRLVAVCDVDKNHLELGKQLVKDKIAAYHDFRDLILDPNVDIVHIATPPHWHGIMSVEAAKAGKDIWCEKPMTRTIGEGKRVMEAMKQYGRMFRLNTWFRFADPFYGLGTPVKPLKKLVQSGMLGWPLKVTISKHTGFDWKFYWVGKEYLEPQSVPSELDYDFWLGPAPYKPYNPHRVHQTFRGYWDYDGGGLGDMGQHYIDPVQYFLGKDNTSPVKVEVDAPQQHPDAVGTWRSITYTYEDGCQIVLWGGDYGDPNTPYISGPNGNVYKNFVCDIPDWEKKLSDYPEPEPQVTDFIECVKTRQPFALNERNGFRSATIVNMGAVALRLNRTLHFDPVKLEFINDEAANRLLDQPMRAPWNI; encoded by the coding sequence ATGAAGACAAACAGAAGAGACTTCCTGAAGACTCTTGGAGGAATCGCGGCATTTACGATTGTACCGCGCCACGTGTTGGGTAATGGATTCATCGCTCCAAGTGATCAATTAACAAAAGGAATTATCGGTACAGGTGGTATGGGCCGTGGACATGTGGACTATGCCGGGACTCGTCTTGTCGCTGTGTGTGACGTCGATAAGAATCATCTGGAGCTAGGTAAACAGTTGGTAAAGGATAAGATTGCCGCATACCATGATTTTCGTGATTTGATTCTAGATCCCAATGTAGATATCGTTCATATAGCTACGCCTCCTCACTGGCATGGTATCATGTCTGTCGAGGCCGCTAAAGCAGGAAAAGATATTTGGTGTGAGAAGCCTATGACCCGTACGATCGGGGAGGGTAAACGGGTAATGGAAGCGATGAAGCAATACGGACGTATGTTCCGCTTGAACACTTGGTTCCGTTTCGCTGACCCGTTCTATGGACTGGGCACTCCAGTGAAACCTTTGAAGAAACTGGTTCAAAGTGGTATGTTGGGCTGGCCGCTAAAGGTAACGATCAGCAAGCATACCGGTTTCGACTGGAAGTTCTATTGGGTTGGTAAAGAATATCTGGAACCACAATCGGTGCCTAGTGAGCTGGATTATGATTTCTGGTTGGGTCCGGCTCCTTACAAACCTTATAACCCGCATCGTGTGCATCAGACATTCCGTGGATACTGGGATTATGACGGCGGTGGTTTAGGGGATATGGGACAGCATTATATTGACCCTGTACAATATTTTCTAGGAAAAGATAATACCAGCCCGGTTAAGGTAGAGGTGGATGCTCCGCAACAACATCCGGACGCCGTGGGTACTTGGCGCTCGATTACGTATACCTATGAGGATGGTTGCCAGATCGTACTTTGGGGAGGTGATTACGGGGATCCGAACACACCTTATATTTCCGGACCGAACGGGAATGTTTATAAGAATTTCGTATGTGATATCCCGGATTGGGAGAAAAAGTTATCCGATTATCCCGAACCTGAGCCACAGGTTACCGACTTTATCGAGTGCGTAAAGACTCGTCAGCCTTTTGCCTTGAATGAGCGTAATGGCTTCCGTTCCGCTACGATCGTGAATATGGGTGCCGTAGCCCTTCGTTTGAATCGTACGCTTCACTTTGATCCCGTAAAACTGGAATTTATTAATGATGAGGCCGCTAATCGTTTGTTGGATCAGCCGATGAGAGCGCCTTGGAACATTTAA
- the murB gene encoding UDP-N-acetylmuramate dehydrogenase has translation MRIEQNYSLEKHNTFHLPVKTRWFMEYETEEELQRILHDEYFQECLSLHIGGGSNLLFINDYNGIIIHSRIKGISISAETDEYVSLRVGAAEIWDDVVAYAVSKGWGGIENLSLIPGEAGAAAIQNIGAYGMEIKDVIESVEAYNQLTFEKRTFTNSDCEYGYRNSYFKNEHHDPHIITYITLRLSKNPGFSVNYGNLKEELTKYPEVTLETIREAVITIRRQKLPDPEVLGNAGSFFMNPIITAEHFEKLKKQFPEIPSYPASEGKIKVPAGWLIEQCGFKGKNHGSVGVYEKQALVLVNLGDARGDEIALVAESIRTAVKDRFGIELMPEVKYVG, from the coding sequence ATGAGAATAGAGCAGAATTATTCGTTGGAGAAACACAATACGTTCCATCTCCCAGTAAAGACACGTTGGTTCATGGAGTATGAGACGGAGGAGGAGTTGCAACGAATCTTACATGATGAATACTTTCAGGAATGTTTATCCTTGCATATAGGAGGCGGGAGCAATCTATTGTTCATCAACGATTATAATGGCATTATCATCCATTCCCGAATCAAGGGGATTTCTATCTCGGCGGAAACGGACGAGTATGTATCGCTTCGTGTCGGGGCTGCGGAGATCTGGGATGATGTCGTGGCATACGCCGTATCGAAAGGTTGGGGAGGTATAGAGAATCTTTCTTTAATACCCGGTGAGGCGGGCGCTGCCGCTATCCAGAACATCGGGGCTTATGGCATGGAGATCAAGGATGTGATCGAGAGCGTGGAGGCTTATAACCAGTTGACATTCGAGAAACGGACTTTTACGAATTCGGATTGTGAATATGGATATCGTAATAGTTATTTCAAGAATGAACATCATGACCCCCACATCATAACTTATATCACGCTTCGACTATCCAAGAACCCTGGTTTTTCAGTTAATTATGGGAACTTAAAGGAGGAGTTGACGAAATATCCGGAAGTTACTTTGGAAACGATCCGTGAGGCTGTCATAACAATTCGCAGGCAGAAGCTTCCCGATCCTGAAGTATTAGGCAACGCAGGCAGTTTCTTTATGAACCCGATAATTACGGCAGAGCATTTTGAGAAATTGAAAAAGCAATTCCCGGAAATCCCGTCTTATCCCGCTTCGGAAGGAAAGATCAAGGTTCCGGCCGGTTGGTTGATCGAGCAATGTGGGTTTAAGGGTAAAAACCATGGGTCGGTAGGTGTTTACGAGAAACAAGCGTTGGTATTAGTGAATTTAGGAGATGCCCGGGGGGATGAGATCGCGTTGGTCGCGGAGAGCATTCGTACCGCCGTAAAAGATCGTTTCGGTATAGAGCTTATGCCTGAGGTTAAATATGTCGGATAA